Proteins from one Rosa chinensis cultivar Old Blush chromosome 7, RchiOBHm-V2, whole genome shotgun sequence genomic window:
- the LOC112179562 gene encoding receptor-like protein EIX1 → MSGRSMHYVFVGLVCLALASAICCSSVGSSNNIMCLESERHALLHFKQGLVDDSNALASWKSEKDCCKWRGIECNNQTGHVTSLDFSFNYDPYLYSAEVPLSGEISPSLLELRYLNYLDLSYIDFGENMIPKFIGSLSPLKELKLAGANFSGPVSPQLGNLSNLHTLDLSFNDFEGMMIPKFIGSLSQLKELKLADANFSGPVPPQLGNLSNLHTLDLSFNDFEGMMIPKFIGSLSQLKELKLADTNFSGPVPPQLGNLSNLHTLDLSSNDFEGMMIPKFIGSLSQLKELKLAEANFSGPVPPQLGNFSNLHTLDLSRNEYVHSENLEWLSHLSSLRYLNMSYLDLSKVVNWPLSLSKLTLLTELQLSECNLPDVNLRSLSFINSSTSLQILDLSYNSLNCSIFYWIANVSNNFVYIGLSSNNLKGPIPDVFTSMLSLESLILYRNQLSKNIEDSVKTLSCAENTLETLDLGANLFWGSLPDLSRFSKLRVLYLDGNQLNGSVPESVGQLSSLETLILDGNSLSGVITETHFLNLSRLHDLSLSDNRFSINLSSDWRPPFQLTSMLDMSSCKVGPAFPKWILTQTNLTELYLSNAGLSGRLPNLSSTSLRYVNLSSNLLSGAVPSFSPMLTDLYLSNNMFSEPLSSFCATQSPYLRYVDISKNLLSGELPNCWMQFQKLYLFNLGKNKLSGKIPSSFGNLQGIGILRLHDNNFSGELPSLENCTRLSMVDLGNNNLSGKIPTWIGQSLTNLVILRFRSNEFNGIIPFSLCNLATIHVLDLSHNNISGGLPHCFNNITALTDDLGVGGFIVELVWKGIEIEFPDITGLRSIDISSNYLIGEIPLSIASMTELKSLNLSRNKLTGKLPEDFGNMKMLESLDLSRNRISGKIPTSFASLNFLSVLDLSHNNLSGRIPSGTQLQGFNASQYMGNRGLCGPPLTQSCPGDGTVQDDGIVRGTGIDNKEQVSDGLINLGFFISAVLGFVTGFWMVCGSLLLKTSWRYAYFRFLDNAKDWIYVKTKAKVRRTLQDKWRFWNSGK, encoded by the exons ATGAGTGGTAGGTCTATGCATTATGTTTTTGTTGGGCTTGTGTGCCTGGCCCTTGCCTCTGCTATTTGTTGTTCAAGTGTTGGAAGCTCCAACAACATTATGTGCTTGGAGAGTGAAAGGCATGCTCTTCTCCACTTCAAACAAGGCCTTGTGGATGACTCCAATGCTCTTGCCTCTTGGAAAAGTGAGAAAGATTGCTGCAAGTGGAGAGGAATAGAATGCAACAACCAAACAGGTCATGTTACCAGTCTTGATTTCTCCTTTAATTATGATCCATATCTCTATTCTGCTGAAGTTCCTTTAAGTGGTGAAATTAGTCCTTCACTACTTGAATTGCGATATCTAAATTACTTGGACCTCAGTTATATTGATTTTGGAGAAAATATGATTCCCAAGTTCATTGGCTCTTTGAGTCCATTGAAAGAACTCAAACTTGCAGGTGCTAATTTCAGTGGACCTGTTTCTCCCCAACTTGGAAACCTCTCTAATTTGCACACTCTTGATCTTTCCTTCAATGATTTTGAAGGAATGATGATTCCCAAATTCATTGGCTCTCTGAGTCAATTGAAAGAACTCAAACTTGCAGATGCTAATTTCAGTGGACCTGTTCCTCCCCAACTTGGAAACCTCTCTAATTTGCACACTCTTGATCTTTCCTTCAATGATTTTGAAGGAATGATGATTCCCAAATTCATTGGCTCTCTGAGTCAATTGAAAGAACTCAAACTTGCAGATACTAATTTCAGTGGACCTGTTCCTCCCCAACTTGGAAACCTCTCTAATTTGCACACTCTTGAtctttcctccaatgattttgAAGGAATGATGATTCCCAAATTCATTGGCTCTCTGAGTCAATTGAAAGAACTCAAACTTGCAGAAGCTAATTTCAGTGGACCTGTTCCTCCCCAACTTGGAAACTTCTCTAATTTGCATACTCTCGATCTTTCCAGGAACGAATATGTTCATTCAGAAAATCTTGAGTGGTtatctcatctttcttccttgaGATACCTGAACATGTCATATCTAGATTTGTCAAAGGTTGTGAATTGGCCACTATCTTTAAGCAAGCTCACTTTACTGACAGAGCTTCAGTTATCCGAGTGTAACCTTCCTGATGTCAATCTAAGATCACTTTCCTTTATTAattcttccacctctcttcaAATCCTTGACCTCTCTTATAACTCTCTTAATTGTTCAATATTTTATTGGATAGCCAATGTCAGCAACAACTTTGTCTATATTGGTCTCTCTTCCAACAATCTTAAAGGTCCCATCCCAGATgtcttcacaagcatgctttctCTAGAGTCGTTGATCTTATATCGCAACCAATTGTCTAAAAACATTGAGGACTCTGTTAAAACCTTGTCTTGTGCTGAGAACACACTTGAGACCTTGGACTTGGGTGCTAACCTGTTTTGGGGGTCGTTGCCAGATTTGTCACGTTTTTCAAAGTTACGAGTGTTATATCTTGACGGGAATCAACTAAATGGGTCTGTACCCGAGAGTGTCGGGCAACTCTCTAGCCTTGAAACATTAATTCTCGACGGGAATTCTTTGAGTGGTGTCATAACAGAAACCCACTTTTTGAACCTCTCTCGTTTACATGATTTGAGTCTTTCTGATAATCGTTTCTCTATCAACCTGAGCTCTGATTGGAGGCCACCATTTCAACTTACTAGTATGTTAGACATGTCCTCTTGCAAGGTGGGCCCAGCTTTTCCCAAGTGGATTCTAACGCAGACAAATCTTACTGAGCTTTATCTCTCTAATGCTGGACTATCAGGAAGACTGCCGAATCTGTCATCGACAAGCTTGCGTTATGTTAACTTGTCTTCTAATCTACTTTCTGGTGCAGTGCCATCATTTTCTCCTATGCTCACGGACTTGTATCTCTCGAATAACATGTTTTCTGAGCCGTTGTCTTCCTTCTGTGCAACGCAGTCTCCATATTTAAGGTATGTTGACATTTCTAAGAACCTATTGTCTGGGGAGCTTCCTAATTGTTGGATGCAATTTCAAAAATTGTATCTATTCAATTTGGGAAAGAATAAATTATCTGGAAAAATACCAAGCTCGTTCGGCAATCTACAGGGAATTGGGATATTGCGTTTACATGATAACAACTTTTCAGGAGAATTGCCTTCTTTAGAGAACTGTACCAGATTATCAATGGTTGACCTTGGCAACAACAACTTGTCGGGAAAGATACCAACATGGATTGGCCAAAGCCTAACAAACTTGGTGATTCTACGCTTCCGGTCCAATGAGTTCAATGGAATCATACCCTTCTCCCTGTGCAATCTAGCCACCATTCATGTCTTGGACCTCTCTCACAACAATATTTCAGGAGGCTTGCCACATTGCTTCAATAACATAACCGCTTTGACTGATGATTTGGGAGTTGGTGGTTTTATTGTGGAACTTGTGTGGAAaggaatagaaattgagtttcCCGATATTACAGGTTTGAGAAGCATTGACATTTCAAGCAACTATTTGATTGGGGAAATTCCGCTAAGTATAGCAAGTATGACAGAGTTGAAATCTCTGAACCTGTCTAGAAACAAATTGACGGGAAAGCTTCCTGAAGACTTTGGTAACATGAAGATGTTGGAATCTCTTGATTTGTCAAGAAACCGGATATCTGGTAAAATTCCTACAAGTTTTGCGAGCTTAAACTTTCTTAGTGTCTTGGACTTATCACACAACAACTTGTCAGGAAGAATTCCATCAGGCACCCAACTTCAGGGTTTTAATGCTTCTCAATATATGGGAAATCGTGGACTTTGTGGACCACCGCTGACACAAAGCTGTCCAGGAGATGGAACAGTTCAAGATGATGGAATCGTGAGAGGAACTGGAATTGATAACAAAGAACAGGTTAGTGATGGTCTCATAAACCTTGGATTCTTTATTAGTGCAGTGCTGGGATTTGTCACTGGATTTTGGATGGTCTGCGGCAGTTTACTGCTTAAGACTTCTTGGAGATATGCTTATTTCAGATTCCTGGACAATGCAAAAGATTGGATTTATGTCAAAACCAAGGCAAAAGTGCGGAGGACGCTTCAAGATAAATG GAGATTCTGGAATTCAGGGAAATGA